The following are from one region of the Megachile rotundata isolate GNS110a chromosome 15, iyMegRotu1, whole genome shotgun sequence genome:
- the LOC100877316 gene encoding uncharacterized protein LOC100877316 isoform X4 translates to MPGEKRTSGRRDVSPMKSEERSRAGSMIPLPRTLVSQNPKSVKTEKNRMRLILESRAHVDGAEKERRINEETFQDLRLSEPTRYCDYNVYRCPVRKEDAEECQKRAERFSDECRVSRGSVIGVSVEGAGSWRAQRRPHDIELPTPLSSVAAHELESSVDGAAFNPVVATATTSARCPLLKTPSSSSNSLPVNANFRPTLYLGTVIAETSKEDAMEPEVKEEDERRSSTPSPEIYSRRNKRYNEGGSSEEDNKPDTSLQGHRLPSSYRGTWPIRRDVWANQQMGFSPQQSTSTTVHNDVASVMSFSSNSGTALGCSTEMQGDRRLGAKVDVVYNLLGMLGSTEGREDMSATLLSMSNSIDNCLIMRQSGCLPLLVQLIHAPGQDPETREKASRALHNIVHAKSDERAGRREARVLRFLEQLRDYCQALRTSLETGQVPDDLERHPGPTIAALMKLSFDEAHRHAMCQLGGLHAVAELIEMDHMAHGSECDDQNCITLRRYAGMALTNLTFGDGNNKALLCSFREFMKALVSQLRSPSDDLRQVTASVLRNLSWRADSSSKQTLREVGAVTGLMKAAMEGRKESTLKSILSALWNLSAHCSTNKVDICAVDGALAFLVDMLSYKAPSKTLAIVENAGGILRNVSSHIAVREDYRSIVRERGCLQVLLQQLRSPSLTVVSNACGALWNLSARCPQDQRLLWDLGAVPMLRSLIHSKHKMISMGSSAALKNLLSARPGCNNLVHLDSTARGLGLPTLPTLVARRQRALEQEIDQNLAETCDNIEPSTSPTNKDDKFSLKVDHSFLGINARALRPYQLHNQPSTSSIKCNGVARSESRDSMRSVTSTHSDTMFERVNRHVLNGLSPTEIQIKQQSSSLHAAVGFESGMSSEGHSKVSSEKKYTLRYKNAIPDRLKSSDGFNGLGDLRCTNSTISWSSAPDQESACSQNLLHSSVEDNLPQSISLKAGSQSSIPDETELNVCTKSEYSTAKMTMDSSSTLSFVGSSSSVKDGFGNVYEKTLHQHNSLNTIQKAISPTVSHRTEGTLFTDYAVTDLDQPTDYSLRYAERSLEDEEKQHSHYFRNTEQELIHEDTLKTYYTEGTPHGMSLNCSRAASASDLQDDRQKKLQERNKDKETLKFQNTVKKVGKGSQGMHYFEAAKDSNVEVDDHSPTVNAVSLKTTLSQVPSSNLQYDDDKYKASNSTTTKSVTEEKYETKNVIFEKNEKCDQNYPANGVNSYVTSTLKASNDSGCKEFELKGDIRNMPCTLNINNYSECLDQVSDGDEDDEDLLTACINIGMQNNRHRHSFIGNNFEKVPRNESTLTRYQTSIALDQMECNSSVDSTMNSLDMKQESEETTDDVSKNKMMENSPNVNIGSDYSQNTSKFMQKTEENKIMKQSNQISQNELGKASSVMDDDNLCNFSLPSNLRNTPELQETIVFNSEPNQQQYLSSIDNQSNEDISSLVHNDLLEDTTNWENEKPETSKDKVPENLSMQQSYTKVTDSESSESIDSVEQSEHALLELCIQSGPTKMDDIQNISLKSNTDEFRQRRINDLDEDKMYNDTCEVDGIKKEETSTKHKTQKGGDATKHVEKEEVYRRQRDPDAMIASLDRLTATLVQQTEAIRERDSSAMKQSILSDTWNEDSPNEISFPSISISAPIIASFKSDVPEDQGTETVSSESGHMTNSKIIQREAIKLAEAVDAEMNRQNELDTTSMTSMDLEAIKPPSSMGSLLSLTASYAGSGDCSESFSNRDRCNSTSLPPLQVKSVSTTDSRGCRKKSLPLGVVAKRALNQTQSHTGSLENLLNECTGSHLESVKPPSMMDELPDVGDMENSMLSVASITSEIAETKDHYSHSLTGSDAMFDLLKPVANVLSITCMRYAEAMQNSANNSLSECLENINPPSLFNEVCEMDESTMEQATETNCSDTLCIDAELYTEEAPPHPIVERIDEVGNDTDEAVTPISSEYCGTSSAESTPRKRSHRNLTPKQKRNLAKERYKTYTIAAEMDKKEKEAEKRENANGEEKVTRGKCSPFSKLTPKQRRQEDRARFQTQVLENPFPDLNQDQNVQREVDNASNQETAEKPETSPVKSSIPMLSKVPGCKTMIKNRIEQKKNRERYRTRTLNDSECIFKDAENGVASNTLEERVTDTTRNIQSDEIQTMLEQNATIVLNTLNESKAIENIENTFLDCETLSLVSNESESERNLRMKFVNGVSKKLIGTCAQQMENVQEPEGDHREAEADTPRSTEDVRFLDAAESESDDESNNTEEPPRETKRPRIIKPGMVRDASNDSNATDKSDPESPKAIRGRRKALYSNPITRKPTPQSSPLKQVNPVSGIPIGRSNTSPIVRATRATTLRQNNNNPNIITKDTPKSNTNPKITPGSTDAEKRTKVLSVAAKRASVPQKGSSLTFTKSVKRHSTPPTCSPSNYQEAKTDVPIKPLERQGTFTKDEPEVENAPTVVSTSSSPIKTKIAKPIRGATSKVHPAVSKPKVAPKTHQAHQSKVTKGTTSEKMQSKALPLLVAPKRLPTGKVSATSKIPGSQNVTQMENGKIFRKVSPLGQRSNSNSSIVSNSSTGAQTRKLAKEATSKIASLWKKVEESKSKQRFEKPDTRQWVQPGNCANGVDGPSPVSNPPAFRLFRSSTFEGVPQENDHPESTLYKSKLKRPLVIGVQPSKAKYRNSCDLSGMNANDAPCKIPVKSSEPATYKKDTVEVEDASVILRKPQHAESSTADAVDPTKRISRLGSFIRVDSAEGAAQTHVNGGNVRTPASAIVPPFNYNPKQDIPSSQATKVTSEESEGKFRMTDCHSDIVTASTRVTTV, encoded by the exons ATGCCGGGTGAGAAACGGACCTCCGGAAGAAGAGACGTCTCGCCGATGAAGAGCGAAGAGAGGAGTCGAGCCGGCTCGATGATACCTCTTCCGAGAACGCTCGTCTCGCAGAACCCGAAGAGCGTGAAAACGGAGAAGAATCGTATGAGGCTGATCTTGGAGAGCAGAGCACACGTCGATGGAGCGGAGAAGGAACGCAGGATCAACGAGGAGACCTTCCAGGATCTGCGGCTGTCCGAGCCCACGAGATACTGCGACTACAACGTGTATCGATGTCCTGTGCGAAAG GAGGACGCGGAAGAGTGCCAGAAAAGAGCAGAAAGATTCTCGGACGAGTGTCGCGTGTCTCGCGGATCGGTGATAGGCGTCAGCGTGGAAGGTGCCGGCTCGTGGAGGGCCCAGAGGCGCCCTCACGACATCGAGCTACCTACGCCCCTGAGCAGCGTCGCGGCGCACGAGCTGGAGTCGTCGGTGGACGGCGCAGCGTTCAACCCCGTCGTCGCAACGGCGACGACGTCCGCGAGATGCCCGCTGCTGAAAACACCGTCGTCCTCTTCAAATTCTTTGCCTGTCAATGCGAACTTCAGGCCAACCTTGTACCTCGGCACCGTGATCGCTGAGACCAGCAAAGAGGATGCTATGGAGCCGGAAGTCAAGGAGGAGGACGAACGAAGGTCGTCCACGCCGAGTCCCGAG ATTTATTCACGAAGAAATAAACGCTATAATGAGGGTGGAAGTAGCGAGGAAGACAACAAACCAGACACATCCCTGCAGGGTCACAGATTACCGTCCTCTTATCGGGGAACTTGGCCCATCAGAAGAGACGTATGGGCCAATCAACAAATGGGCTTTTCCCCTCAACAAAGCACGTCAACTACTGTACATAAT GACGTAGCCAGTGTCATGAGCTTCTCCTCGAACTCTGGCACGGCTCTGGGTTGCTCTACAGAGATGCAGGGCGACCGAAGATTAGGAGCGAAGGTAGACGTAGTGTACAACCTGTTAGGAATGCTAGGAAGCACGGAAGGCAGGGAAGACATGAGCGCCACTCTACTATCAATGAGCAACTCGATAGACAACTGCCTCATAATGAGACAATCAGGGTGTCTACCTCTGTTGGTCCAACTGATCCACGCACCGGGCCAGGATCCCGAGACGAGAGAGAAGGCGTCGCGAGCTCTGCACAATATCGTCCACGCCAAGAGCGACGAGAGGGCTGGACGTCGGGAAGCGAGGGTTCTGCGGTTTCTCGAACAGTTGAGGGACTATTGTCAGGCGTTGAGAACGTCGTTGGAAACAGGACAGGTTCCTGACGATTTGGAAAGGCATCCCGGACCGACGATAGCCGCGTTGATGAAGCTGTCCTTCGACGAAGCACATCGTCACGCCATGTGTCAGCTCGGTGGACTGCACGCGGTTGCAGAGCTCATTGAGATGGACCACATGGCCCACGGCAGCGAATGCGACGACCAGAACTGCATCACTCTACGCAGGTACGCCGGGATGGCGTTGACGAATCTCACGTTCGGCGACGGCAACAATAAAGCGTTGCTCTGCTCCTTCCGGGAGTTCATGAAGGCGTTGGTCTCGCAGCTGAGGAGTCCCAGCGACGACCTCAGACAGGTCACAGCGAGCGTTCTGAGGAACTTGTCGTGGAGAGCAGATAGCAGTAGCAAGCAGACGTTGAGGGAGGTTGGAGCAGTGACTGGACTCATGAAGGCAGCAATGGAGGGCAGGAAGGAATCTACGCTGAAGTCGATACTCTCTGCGCTCTGGAATCTGTCGGCACATTGCAGCACAAACAAGGTAGACATCTGTGCCGTGGACGGCGCGCTGGCATTCCTTGTCGACATGCTGAGCTACAAGGCGCCGTCCAAAACTCTGGCCATCGTCGAAAATGCTGGAGGAATACTGAGGAACGTTTCTAGCCACATCGCAGTCAGGGAGGACTACCGATCCATCGTGAGAGAGAGAGGATGTCTGCAAGTTCTGCTGCAACAGTTACGTTCACCTAGTTTGACCGTCGTCAGCAACGCTTGCGGAGCACTGTGGAACCTCTCCGCCCGATGTCCGCAAGATCAGCGATTACTATGGGACCTGGGTGCAGTCCCCATGCTGCGTAGTCTGATCCACTCTAAGCACAAAATGATCTCCATGGGCTCAAGCGCAGCCTTGAAGAATCTACTAAGCGCAAGACCAGGCTGTAACAATCTGGTCCATCTGGACTCAACGGCACGAGGACTGGGCCTTCCAACCTTGCCCACTTTAGTCGCTCGCAGACAGAGAGCTCTGGAACAAGAGATAGACCAAAACTTGGCCGAAACTTGTGACAATATTGAACCTAGCACGTCCCCGACGAACAAGGACGACAAGTTCTCGCTCAAAGTAGATCACAGCTTCCTGGGGATCAACGCACGTGCTCTGCGCCCCTACCAGCTACACAACCAGCCCAGTACGTCCAGTATAAAGTGCAACGGGGTCGCTAGAAGCGAAAGCAGGGACTCTATGCGCTCCGTGACGAGCACCCATTCCGACACCATGTTCGAACGAGTGAATCGTCACGTCCTGAATGGATTATCTCCCACAGAGATTCAGATCAAACAACAGTCCTCGTCGTTGCACGCTGCGGTTGGTTTTGAAAGTGGGATGTCCAGCGAGGGACACTCCAAAGTCTCCTCCGAGAAGAAGTACACTTTACGTTACAAGAACGCTATTCCGGATCGTCTGAAATCGTCAGACGGTTTCAATGGCCTAGGTGACCTCAGATGCACAAACTCCACCATTTCGTGGTCCTCGGCACCGGACCAGGAATCCGCCTGTTCACAAAACCTGCTGCACTCGTCCGTGGAGGACAATTTACCTCAGAGCATCTCGTTGAAGGCTGGCAGCCAGTCCAGCATCCCTGATGAAACTGAACTGAACGTCTGCACGAAGTCGGAATACTCGACCGCTAAAATGACCATGGACAGCTCGTCCACGTTGTCCTTTGTTGGTAGCAGCTCTTCCGTGAAAGACGGATTCGGGAACGTGTACGAGAAGACACTTCATCAACACAACTCGTTGAATACCATACAAAAAGCAATATCTCCGACCGTCAGTCATCGGACGGAAGGGACGCTGTTCACCGATTATGCTGTTACTGATTTAGATCAGCCGACCGATTACAGCTTGCGTTATGCCGAGCGTAGCTTGGAAGATGAAGAGAAACAACATTCGCATTACTTTAGGAATACTGAGCAAGAGCTGATTCACGAAGACACGCTGAAGACCTATTACACGGAAGGAACGCCTCATGGCATGTCTCTGAACTGTTCTAGAGCAGCCTCTGCTTCGGATCTGCAGGATGATAGGCAGAAAAAGTTGCAGGAGCGGAATAAAGATAAGGAAACACTGAAGTTTCAAAACACGGTGAAGAAGGTTGGAAAAGGAAGTCAGGGAATGCATTACTTTGAAGCTGCTAAGGATAGTAATGTTGAAGTGGATGATCACTCACCTACAGTTAATGCAGTAAG TTTGAAAACTACGCTCTCACAAGTGCCCTCAAGCAATTTACAATATGATGATGACAAATACAAGGCATCTAATTCAACGACAACTAAATCAG ttacagaagaaaaatatgaaactaaaaatgttatatttgaaAAGAATGAAAAGTGCGATCAAAATTACCCTGCAAATGGAGTTAATTCGTATGTGACCAGTACACTGAAGGCTTCTAATGATTCAGGATGTAAGGAATTTGAACTAAAAGGAGATATCCGTAACATGCCATGCACATTAAATATAAACAACTATTCCGAATGTTTAGATCAAGTCAGTGATGGGGATGAGGACGATGAAGATCTGCTTACAGCTTGTATTAATATTGGAATGCAGAATAATAG GCACAGGCATTCATTCATAGGAAACAATTTTGAAAAGGTTCCACGAAATGAAAGTACTTTAACCAGATATCAAACCAGCATAGCACTGGATCAAATGGAGTGCAACTCGTCGGTCGATTCTACCATGAACAGTCTTGATATGAAACAAGAATCTGAAGAAACAACAGACGatgttagtaaaaataaaatgatggaAAATTCGCCAAATGTAAATATTGGATCTGATTACAGTCAAAACACAAGTAAATTTATGCAGAAG ACCGAGGAAAATAAAATCATGAAGCAATCAAATCAAATTTCCCAGAATGAGTTAGGCAAAGCGAGTTCAGTAATGGACGACGATAATCTGTGTAACTTCTCATTGCCCTCGAATTTGAGGAATACTCCAGAGCTGCAAGAGACGATAGTTTTCAATTCCGAACCTAATCAACAGCAATATTTATCCAGTATCGATAATCAATCGAACGAAGATATCTCGTCTTTGGTCCACAATGATCTCCTTGAGGACACTACTAACTGGGAAAACGAAAAACCAGAAACCTCGAAAGACAAAGTTCCAGAGAATTTGTCCATGCAACAATCTTACACGAAAGTAACAGATTCTGAGAGCAGCGAATCCATTGATTCCGTAGAACAATCCGAACATGCGCTGTTAGAATTGTGTATACAGTCTGGACCAACGAAAATGGATGACATTCAAAACATTTCGTTGAAGTCCAATACGGACGAGTTCAGACAAAGACGGATTAACGACTTAGATGAGGATAAAATGTATAACGACACATGTGAAGTAGATGGTATTAAGAAAGAAGAGACTAGCACAAAGCATAAGACGCAGAAAGGTGGAGACGCAACGAAACACGTTGAGAAAGAAGAGGTGTATCGTCGTCAACGGGATCCTGATGCCATGATCGCCTCGCTAGATCGACTAACAGCTACTTTGGTGCAGCAGACGGAAGCGATACGTGAACGGGATTCGAGTGCAATGAAACAGAGTATACTAAGTGACACGTGGAACGAAGATTCGCCTAACGAAATCTCTTTCCCTAGCATCAGCATCAGTGCTCCTATAATTGCCTCGTTCAAGAGTGACGTACCAGAAGACCAAGGTACGGAGACAGTTAGTAGCGAAAGTGGACACATGACGAACTCTAAAATCATTCAAAGAGAAGcaatcaaattggccgaagcaGTCGATGCAGAAATGAACAGACAAAACGAATTAGACACAACTAGTATGACGTCCATGGACTTGGAAGCAATTAAGCCTCCTTCCTCCATGGGAAGCCTGTTGTCTTTGACGGCCAGTTACGCGGGCTCAGGTGACTGCAGCGAGTCGTTCAGTAATCGAGACAGATGTAATTCAACATCCCTTCCTCCACTTCAGGTGAAGAGCGTGTCGACGACAGACTCTCGAGGCTGTCGCAAGAAGTCTCTCCCCCTTGGCGTTGTGGCCAAGCGGGCACTTAATCAAACTCAGAGTCACACGGGAAGCTTGGAGAACCTGTTGAACGAATGCACTGGCTCGCACTTGGAAAGTGTCAAACCACCGTCGATGATGGACGAGCTGCCAGACGTTGGTGATATGGAGAACAGCATGCTGAGCGTTGCAAGCATCACATCGGAAATAGCGGAAACTAAAGACCACTACTCGCACAGTCTAACTGGAAGCGATGCTATGTTCGATTTACTGAAACCTGTCGCGAACGTACTTTCTATAACATGCATGCGTTATGCTGAAGCTATGCAAAACAGCGCGAACAATAGTCTGAGCGAATGCTTGGAAAACATCAATCCTCCTTCATTATTCAACGAAGTCTGCGAAATGGACGAATCAACAATGGAACAGGCTACTGAAACGAACTGTAGCGACACTTTGTGCATCGACGCAGAGTTGTACACCGAAGAAGCCCCTCCACATCCGATCGTAGAAAGGATTGACGAAGTAGGCAACGACACCGACGAAGCTGTTACTCCCATCTCCTCAGAGTACTGCGGTACCAGCTCCGCTGAGTCTACGCCCAGAAAACGGTCGCACAGAAATTTGACACCGAaacagaaacgaaatttagcCAAGGAGAGATACAAAACGTACACTATAGCTGCGGAGATGGACAAGAAGGAAAAGGAAGCTGAGAAACGAGAGAATGCAAACGGAGAAGAGAAGGTTACACGCGGCAAGTGCTCACCGTTTTCTAAATTGACGCCCAAACAACGTAGACAGGAAGACAGAGCCAGGTTTCAGACGCAGGTACTGGAAAATCCTTTTCCTGACTTGAACCAGGATCAGAACGTGCAACGGGAAGTTGATAATGCTTCTAATCAGGAGACTGCAGAGAAGCCTGAAACGTCTCCTGTTAAGTCCTCGATTCCCATGCTGTCCAAAGTCCCTGGCTGTAAAACGATGATAAAGAACCGCATAGAGCAAAAGAAGAACAGGGAAAGATATCGCACGAGAACTCTGAACGACTCTGAGTGTATTTTCAAAGATGCAGAAAACGGTGTCGCTTCAAATACCTTGGAAGAAAGAGTAACTGATACAACGCGCAATATTCAGTCGGACGAAATTCAAACCATGTTAGAACAGAACGCAACTATTGTATTAAATACTCTGAACGAATCGAAGGCGATCGAGAACATAGAAAACACATTCTTGGACTGCGAGACTTTGAGTTTGGTGTCGAACGAGTCAGAGTCAGAACGCAATCTGCGAATGAAGTTCGTTAATGGTGtttctaaaaaattaatagGCACATGTGCTCAGCAAATGGAAAATGTGCAAGAACCGGAAGGCGATCACAGAGAGGCGGAAGCTGATACACCTAGGTCCACGGAGGACGTGAGATTTCTGGATGCGGCAGAGAGCGAAAGCGACGACGAGTCGAACAACACCGAAGAGCCACCTAGAGAGACAAAGAGACCGCGTATCATCAAACCCGGAATGGTGAGAGATGCCAGCAACGATTCGAACGCCACGGACAAGTCTGACCCCGAAAGTCCAAAGGCTATTCGAGGCAGAAGGAAAGCTCTTTATTCAAACCCGATAACGCGGAAACCAACGCCACAGTCCTCCCCATTGAAACAAGTGAATCCCGTCAGTGGAATTCCCATAGGACGCAGCAACACTTCCCCCATTGTGAGAGCTACGAGGGCTACCACTCTCAGACAAAACAATAACAATCCAAACATCATAACTAAAGACACTCCAAAATCAAACACGAATCCTAAAATAACTCCCGGTTCAACGGACGCAGAGAAGAGAACGAAGGTCCTATCGGTAGCCGCAAAGAGAGCGTCGGTGCCGCAGAAGGGATCGTCACTCACTTTCACAAAGTCCGTAAAAAGACACAGCACACCTCCAACGTGCTCTCCATCGAACTATCAAGAAGCTAAGACGGACGTACCTATCAAACCCCTGGAAAGACAGGGAACCTTTACCAAAGACGAGCCGGAAGTAGAGAACGCGCCCACGGTGGTCTCCACATCTTCCTCTCCCATAAAAACGAAGATCGCGAAGCCGATCAGAGGTGCTACCTCCAAAGTGCACCCGGCGGTAAGCAAACCTAAAGTGGCGCCCAAAACGCATCAGGCGCATCAATCAAAAGTGACGAAAGGTACTACTTCGGAGAAGATGCAGTCTAAAGCGTTGCCATTGCTGGTTGCTCCGAAACGTTTGCCCACAGGTAAAGTAAGCGCCACCTCGAAAATTCCTGGTTCTCAGAACGTCACGCAGATGGAGAACGGTAAAATTTTTCGGAAAGTCAGTCCTCTCGGGCAGAGGTCCAACAGCAACTCCAGTATCGTGTCCAATTCATCGACAGGTGCGCAAACCAGAAAGTTAGCCAAAGAGGCGACTAGTAAAATAGCGAGTCTTTGGAAGAAAGTGGAGGAGAGCAAGAGCAAGCAACGCTTCGAGAAACCTGACACCAGGCAGTGGGTGCAGCCTGGCAATTGCGCCAACGGTGTGGACGGTCCATCTCCGGTCAGTAATCCACCAGCCTTTAGATTGTTTCGCAGCTCGACGTTCGAGGGAGTGCCTCAGGAGAACGACCACCCGGAATCGACCTTGTACAAGTCGAAGCTGAAGAGACCGTTGGTGATCGGTGTGCAACCGAGCAAAGCGAAGTACAGGAACTCCTGCGACCTCAGCGGGATGAACGCGAACGACGCTCCGTGTAAGATTCCCGTGAAGTCCAGCGAACCCGCCACGTACAAGAAGGATACCGTAGAAGTAGAGGACGCTTCGGTGATCTTGCGGAAACCGCAGCACGCTGAGTCTTCCACGGCGGATGCGGTGGATCCTACGAAACGTATATCGCGCCTTGGTTCCTTCATAAGAGTAGATTCTGCAGAGGGCGCTGCACAAACGCACGTTAACGGCGGTAATGTGCGTACACCCGCATCCGCTATTGTGCCACCTTTTAATTACAATCCGAAACAAGATATACCTTCTTCGCAGGCAACCAAAGTAACGTCAGAGGAAAGCGAAGGAAAATTCAGGATGACAGATTGTCACAGCGACATTGTCACGGCTTCTACGAGAGTGACAACAGTATAG